The Mustela erminea isolate mMusErm1 chromosome 6, mMusErm1.Pri, whole genome shotgun sequence genome includes a region encoding these proteins:
- the LOC116594400 gene encoding serine/arginine-rich splicing factor 12, whose amino-acid sequence MSRYTRPPNTSLFVRNVADATRPEDLRREFGRYGPIVDVYIPLDFYIRRPRGFAYVQFEDVRDAEDALYNLNRKWVCGRQIEIQFAQGDRKTPGQMKSKERHPCSPSDHRRSRSPSQRRTRSRSSSWGRNRRRSDSLKESRHRRFSYSQSKSRSKSLPRRSTSARQSRTPRRNSGSRGRSRSKSLPKRSKSIGKSQSSSPQKQTSSGTKSRSHGRHSDSIARSPCKSPKGYTNSEVKAQTAEHSHFRSHSRSRSYRHKNSW is encoded by the coding sequence ATGTCGCGCTACACGAGGCCCCCCAACACCTCCCTGTTCGTCAGGAACGTCGCGGACGCCACCAGGCCTGAGGACTTGCGCCGTGAGTTTGGTCGATATGGCCCTATAGTAGACGTTTACATTCCACTTGACTTCTACATCCGCCGCCCAAGAGGATTTGCTTATGTTCAATTTGAAGATGTTCGCGATGCTGAAGATGCTCTTTATAACCTCAATAGAAAATGGGTATGTGGCCGTCAAATTGAAATACAGTTTGCACAAGGTGATCGAAAAACACCAGGCCAGATGAAATCAAAAGAACGTCACCCTTGTTCTCCAAGTGATCATAGGAGATCAAGAAGCCCCAGCCAAAGGAGAACTCGAAGTAGAAGTTCTTCATGGGGAAGAAATAGGAGACGGTCTGATAGCCTTAAAGAGTCTCGACACAGGCGATTTTCTTATAGCCAATCTAAATCTCGCTCCAAATCACTACCAAGGCGGTCTACCTCAGCAAGGCAGTCAAGAACTCCAAGAAGGAATTCTGGTTCTAGAGGACGGTCAAGGTCCAAGTCCTTACCAAAAAGGTCCAAGTCAATTGGAAAATCACAATCAAGTTCACCTCAAAAGCAGACTAGCTCAGGAACAAAATCAAGATCACATGGAAGACATTCTGACTCCATAGCAAGATCCCCCTGTAAATCTCCCAAGGGGTATACCAATTCTGAAGTTAAAGCACAAACAGCAGAACACTCTCATTTTCGATCACATTCCAGATCTCGGAGTTATCGTCATAAAAACAGCTGGTGA